DNA sequence from the Anser cygnoides isolate HZ-2024a breed goose chromosome 7, Taihu_goose_T2T_genome, whole genome shotgun sequence genome:
TAAAACATGCAGGTTGAACTGAAGGCTGTttacccctccccccccttttttttaggTAACCCTTCAAAGTTGTCATTACTGAATTTAGGAAAGGGATGGACTGCTTAATTTACACTTATGTTTTCTTAATTCCAGTTAACACAGTGGGTCAGACTGTGCAGCAAGCAGTGGATCAGGCTAAGGAAGCTGGTCAGAAAGGTACAATACCGTTTCTACTTCTTTTAATGCCATTCCAGTGAAATCCCAGATAGGTCCCCCacctctgccccagcacccctcaTCTTGTGAGAGGCTGCTGGATATGTTGGTGCCCTCAGTGACGGCAGCAGGGgagagccctgctttcccaacGCTCTCCACCCAGAGCACAGCACTTCAGTGCTGATGTGGGGGCTCTGAGGATGCAGCCCCTCCTAGTACGGCTGTACTGCCGTCCCAGGGCTGACCAGCAAAAAGCAACAAGGCCACTTCAGCCTCTTTCCCTGCCTGGGCAGAACTGTACTACAACCAGACTCCTTTAGTACCTCCTATGATCCCCTTTAGACTCCCCTCTCACCTGCACCTGGTGAGAAGGAGCAGCTGTTGTAGTAATGATAGTTACctatgttttttctgttttaaaagctcTTGATGAAGTCTACAAAGCAGCTGAAACTGGggaaaaagctgtaaaaaatgTAGCAAATCAAGCAACTTCCTGGGGCAAAAGCTTTGGACAATGAAGATGATACTGTAACACCTCCGAACTTCTTGTAAATTTTTACTGCATGTACTCTTAAATAAAACCCCTATAATCTACATGGGTTGCGTG
Encoded proteins:
- the LOC106032017 gene encoding adipogenesis regulatory factor-like translates to MFGIGKKLAEEATQQAESAAQVAVNTVGQTVQQAVDQAKEAGQKALDEVYKAAETGEKAVKNVANQATSWGKSFGQ